The Swingsia samuiensis genome contains the following window.
TTACGTGTAGCTGTCACAAAGCTCCCAAAACCAACGAGACGAACTTCTTGCTTTTTAGCAAGAGTGTTTTCAATTGTGCGGAATACTGCATCAACAACTTCGCTAGCCTTAGCTTTAGGAAGGTCTGCAATATCAGCAACAGTCGCAATGAGTTCCTGCTTGTTTAGGGGCTTATCCATGGTATGCCTTTCTAGTTTAAAACAGTCCTGAAGGGATACTTAATCTCTTAAGCATTCCCTTCAGAAAAACCGTTCGATCTGAAGCCGCACTATGAAGCGGTTTTTTGCCGCGTCAACTCAAGAATCGAAGAAGAAACTGACAAATCAGTGCGGAAGTGCTCTTGAAGACACTTTATTTTCTTCAACGCTTCCTATCGACCCAAGTTTCTCATCCCATTCGACTGGTTCTGGCATGCGTGTCAATGCGATTTTAAGAACCTCATCCACGTGACTAACAGGAATAATTTTCAACGCATGCCGAACATTATCGGGAATCTCTACTAGGTCTTTTTCATTATCTTTAGGAATTAGTACCGTTTTGATTCCAGCTCTCAACGCAGCAAGCAATTTTTCTTTAAGCCCGCCAATCTCTAAAACACGTCCACGCAAGGTAATTTCACCCGTCATCGCAACGTCTCTAGAAATTGGAATTTGCGTCATGACACTCACTAATGATGTAGCTAGTGCGATTCCCGCTGAAGGCCCATCTTTTGGCGTTGCCCCCTCTGGGAGATGGACGTGAATATCTCGTTTTTCAAACAGCGGCGGTAAGATACCCAGTTTTTGAGCACGAGAACGCACATAAGAGAATGCCGCAGAAACACTTTCCTGCATCACTTCTCCCAGCTTTCCGGTTTGCTTAATATTGCCTTTTCCGGGAACCATAACGCTTTCAATTGTCAGGATTTCACCACCCACTTGTGTCCAAGCAAGCCCCGTAACAACACCAACCATATCCTCAGATTCGGTCTCTCCGTGACGGAAACGACGTACACCAGCATATTCTTCCAGATTATCAGGTGTAATCTCAATATGCTTAACACCCTTAGTGATGATCTTTTTAACTGCTTTCCGAGCTAGTTTTGCAATTTCTCGCTCAAGATTACGTACACCTGCTTCTCGCGTATAAAACCGAATTAAAGCCAGCAAAGTCTCATCCGAAACAGACCATTCTTCTGGCTTTAAATTATGCGCTTCACCCTGCTTGGCTACCAAATGGCGCTTAGCAATTTCAACTTTTTCGTCCTCAGTATAACCGGAAAGGTTAATAATCTCCATCCGATCCAACAAAGGTTGAGGCATATTCAAACTGTTGGCTGTCGTAACAAACATCACATCGGACAGATCATAATCCACCTCCAGATAATGATCAGCAAATGTTGAGTTCTGCTCAGGATCCAAGACCTCAAGCAATGCTGAAGATGGATCACCTCGCCAATCAGCTCCCAATTTATCGATCTCGTCCAAAAGGAAAAGCGGATTTGATGTTTTCGCTTTCTTCATCCCTTGGATAATTTTACCTGGCATTGACCCAATATACGTCCGGCGATGGCCTCGAATTTCAGACTCATCACGTACGCCTCCTAAAGACATGCGTACATATTGACGGCCTGTAGCTTTAGCAATCGAACGCGCTAAAGAAGTTTTACCAACCCCAGGAGGGCCAACCAAGCAAAGAATTGGCCCTTTCAATTTTTGAGACCGCGTCTGAACCGCTAAATATTCAAGAATGCGTTCTTTAACTTTCTCCAGACCATAGTGATCCGCTTCGAGCGTCTCCTCTGCATGGCTGAATTCTTTGGTAATTTTAGAGCGTTTTTTCCAAGGAATTCCCAAAAGCCAGTCAAGATAGTTACGGACGACGGTACTTTCAGCAGACATCGGGCTCATGCCCCGAAGCTTTTTAAGCTCCGCCTGTGCCTTCTCTTTTGCTTCTTTCGTTAACCGCGTCTTACTAATCTTATCTTCCAGTTCAGAGAGTTCATCTTTCCCCTCTTCGCCTTCACCCAACTCTTTTTGAATAGCCTTCAACTGCTCATTCAAATAATACTCACGTTGGGTCTTTTCCATCTGCTGTTTGACGCGATTACGAATACGCTTCTCAACCTGTAAGACGCCAATTTCTGTCTCAATATGAGCAAAAATCTTTTCCAAACGTTGCGCAGGCGAAGCCATCTCAAGAATTTCTTGTTTCTCTGAAATCTTAAGGTTCAAATGGCTCGCAATCGTATCAGCCAATTTTGATGGATTATCAATCTGATTGATCGATACCATCACTTCAGAAGGAATCTTCTTATTGAGCTTTATATATTGCTCAAACTGAGAAACGGTTGAACGACCAAGCGCCTCCAGCTCATCACGCGTTACTTCTTGCGTTTCATGATCAGGAACTTCCTCAACAGAGGCTTCAAAATGACCGTCTTTATCAAAAAGATTAGTAATTTTTACGCGCTTTGTTCCCTCAACCAAAACTTTTACCGTTCCGTCAGGAAGTTTTAAAAGCTGCAAAATGGTCGAGACGGTTCCGAATGTATAAATATCCTCTATCGAAGGATCATCTTGAGAGACGTCCTTCTGCGCTACCAAAAGAATTTGTTTATTCTTCTGGCTCACACTCTCAAGAGCTTTTACAGATTTTTCCCGCCCGACAAAAAGCGGAACAATCATGTGAGGAAAAACAACAATATTCCGTAATGGCAAAACAGCCATCGCATCGGAATTAGAGTTTTCAGCAGCTTGAACTGCTTTATCACTCTTCTTGCGGGTTTTCTTTTCCGTCTTGATTTTTTCTACTTCCTGCCCCTCAACTTTCTTAGTACGACGACGGCTTTTAGGAGTGTTATCATCAGCCATTCACTTGATCTCCATAAGGGACGATCACACAATTCTCACCCGCTTAGCAGCGTGAAAAGTGTGCTGTCTTATTGTGAAAAAAGGATAGAAATTGACGTATTGTATATCAGGATGATGAGGTAGAAACTCAACCCCACCTCATCATCACTCATTTTTTAAGCAGATTGCTCTGCCGGCTCACTCTTTACTTTTCCATAAACATAAACAGGGTTAGCTTTTTTCTCTGCAACCTCACGATTAATGACAACCTCTTCAACGTTTTCCAACCCTGGTAGGTCAAACATCGTATCGAGCAAGATATTTTCCATAATTGAACGCAAACCACGCGCTCCAGTTTTCCGTTCAATCGCTCGCTTTGCAATGATTGATAAAGCATCATCTGTAAATGTAAGCTTAACGCCTTCCATTTCAAATAAACGTGCGTACTGTTTAATCAGAGCATTTTTAGGCTGACTTAAAATTTGAATCAAAGCAGCTTCATCCAAATCATTCAACGCAGCAATAACGGGCATACGTCCAATAAATTCAGGTATTAAGCCAAATTTCAACAAATCTTCCGGTTCAACGGTTTGAAGGATATCGCCCAAACGACGCTCTTCCTCAGACCGAACATCTGCCCCAAACCCAATTCCAGAGCCTTTTCCACGGGCGACAATAATTTTGTCCAGGCCAGCAAAAGCGCCACCACAAATAAAGAGCATATTTGTCGTATCAACCTGCAAAAACTCTTGCTGAGGATGCTTACGACCACCTTGGGGAGGAACAGAAGCGACAGTTCCCTCCATAAGCTTTAACAATGCTTGCTGAACACCTTCCCCAGAAACATCCCGAGTTATGGATGGATTATCTGATTTGCGTGAAATTTTATCAATTTCATCAATATAAACAATCCCCCGCTGAGCGCGCTCAACATTATAATCAGCGGCTTGGAGAAGCTTTAGTATAATATTTTCAACATCTTCACCAACATAGCCTGCTTCCGTCAGAGTTGTTGCATCCGCCATGGTAAACGGCACATCTAAAATACGCGCCAACGTCTGAGCTAGAAGAGTTTTACCTGATCCCGTTGGACCAATCAGCAAAATATTAGACTTCGCAATCTCAATATCATTATTTTTCTGTGCATGAGCTAATCTTTTATAGTGGTTGTGCACCGCTACAGAAAGGGCTCTCTTTGCTTCAAATTGCCCAATGACATAATCATCAAGAACTTTGCAGATTTCTTTTGGGGTTGGTACACCATCACCAGATTTTACAAGATGAGTCTTATGCTCCTCTCTTATAATATCCATGCACAGTTCAACACATTCATCACAAATGAAAACTGTCGGTCCTGCGATCAGCTTACGAACTTCGTGCTGAGACTTCCCACAGAACGAGCAATATAAGGTGTTCTTTGAATCGCCGGTTTTGTTGCTCATCACTGTTCCTCTTTACCCCTCACGCAAAACCAACCGCGTTCTGGCAGCAGACATGCGGAAAACGTTTAACTTTAAGCCAAGGTTATAACCCTCGGCAAGTCTGGTTTTATTCTTTCCAGACATAAAAAGCGGCATATGACAATGCCGCTTTTTCTTTTCAAGGAAGATATTTACACCTTCCCTTACTCCAACTGAATCAATTTTGATCTTCATCGACCTTAGGATGACGACGAACAACCGCATCAATCAAGCCAAACTCTTTAGCTTCTTCTGCAGAAAGATAACTATCCCTCTCCAGCTTTTGCTCAATGTCTTCTAAAGTTCTACCGGTATGCTCACGATAAATTTCATTCAAGCGCTTACGTATCAAAAGAATTTCACGCGCCTGAATTTCAATATCAGATGCTTGTCCTTGAGCTCCACCGGAAGGCTGATGCACCATGACGCGAGCATTAGGCAAACAATACCGATGCCCTTTCTCTCCGCCCGCCAAAAGCAAAGAGCCCATTGACGCCGCCTGACCGATACACACTGTACTTACCGGACAGCGGATATATTGCATTGTATCGTAAATAGCGAGCCCAGCAGACACTACACCGCCAGGACTATTAATATAAAAAGAAATTTCCTTAGTCGGGTTCACACTTTCAAGATACAAGAGCTGTGCACTAATCAAAGATGCTACCTGATCGTAAACAGGCCCTGTCAAGAAAATGATACGCTCCTGAAGGAGACGTGAAAAAATGTCGAAAGCTCGCTCTCCACGGGCGGTTTGTTCAACCACCATCGGAACCAGAGAGTTATTAAAAACTTCGACGGGATCGCGGTCCCCAATGGCCATGCTATCTTTCCTCAATGCCCAATGGCTTCTCTAGATCCTATAAACATGGACCCGAGAGAGCATTTCGTCAAAGGGGGGATACGGTAAATAGGCACTATTTTATCAATAAGCCTTTTTACCGCCCCTTTATTCTTAAACTTCAGCCGCTGGGATCTCTGCTAATTCTTCTGGTGTTACTTCTTTTTCCGTAACATCAGAAAGTTCAATCAGATAATCAACAACCTTGTTTTCCAAGATCGGCCCACGAAGCCCTTCAACGGCTTGAGGATTCTTCGCAAAGAAGTCAAAGACTGCTTTTTCTTGGCCAGGATAACGCTGTGCTTCTTGCTGCATCGCACCAAGCAACTCTTCACGCGAAATCTGGATGTCTTGCTTACGGCCAACTTCTGCCAGCAACAATCCGAGCTTTACGCGGCGCTCCGCAATCCGACGGTAATCTGCACGCAAGGTTTCTTCATCCTTGTTTGCATCTTCCTCATCAAGACGACCAGCTTGGCGATCTTGCTCAATTCGAGACCAGATCTGGTTAAATTCAGCATCAACCATGCTTTCTGGAGCTTCAAAATTTGTCTTATCTGACAAAGCATCCAGCAATTCACGCTTAATGCGCAAACGAGAAAGCTGACGATACTCGCCTTCAGCTTGCTCCGTAATAATTGAACGGATCTGATCAAGACTTTCAAGCCCAACATCTTTAGCGAGCTGATCATTAATCTCTGGATCAACAGGTTTTTTCAAAGCTTTTGCTTTGATATCAAATGTTGCTTCTTTTCCAGCGAGCTCTGCAGCCTGATAGTCTTTCGGGAACGTCACTGTAATGACGCGCTCTTCCCCAGCTTTCATGCCATCAATCTGTTCGGCAAATCCAGGAATGAACCCTTCACCACCAATTTCAACGTTAACATCGTTCGCCGTACCACCATCAAACGGAGTACCATCAACTTTACCAACAAAGTCAACTGTAACCACATCGCCCTTCGTTGCAGGACGATCTTCAGAGATGTCCTCAAATTTGCGGCTACGACGTGCAAGGTCAGCCAATGCCTTGTTCACAACTTCTTCGTCAACTTTAGCGGTAAGGCGTGTTAACTTCATTCCTGAAAGATCAGGAACTTCAATTTCTGGCAGCACTTCCAAATCAACCTTGAATTCCAAATCCCCATCCCCTTCAGGAGCAGAGATCAGGTCTACTTTTGGCTGAACTGCTGGGCGCAGGTTATTTTCCTGCATCAGCTTGCTGGTCGCATCATTAACTGCCTGCTCCAACAATTCTGCATTAACAGATGCGCCATAGCGCTGTTTCACTAACGATGCAGGCACTTTACCAGGGCGAAAACCTGGAAGCTTAATCGTAGTTGCCAACTCTGCAAGGCGGGCTTCACGACGAGCCTGCAGGTCAGCTGACGGAACAACAACTGTGAAGGAGCGCTTAAGTCCTTCGTTGAGCGTGGGCGTAACCTGCATAGTCCAGGAAATCCTCTTAGTCTGGTCGTTATAATTCTGAACGAGAACTGCGTTGGTACGGGCGGAGGGACTTGAACCCCCACAACTTGCGTCACCAGAACCTAAATCTGGCGTGTCTACCAATTCCACCACGCCCGCTTACCCCGTTTTTCCGGGGATCGAGTTATCGAACCTTGGAATAGCGCCGTTTAGCGCATGATACACAACTTCACAACAGGGCAGTCACAGGGTTTTTATTCAAATCTACTTTTGAAAGCCTCTCCGCATGCGCTCTGGCTTTTCCCAAAGGCAGATCTAAATCCTCTGCAATTGGCCATCCACCATGATTTAAGCCAGCTAAAATACCAGCCTCTCCATGGAGCCAGACACCTGCACAACTTGCTTCCCATACAGGCATTCCCGCAGCAATTAACGCCGCGATTATCCCCACTAAAGTATCACCCGAGCCTGCTGTAGCCAAAGCTGACGTTGCATGCCCATTAATCGCGACTTGACTATTTGGGGAGGCAATCACTGTATCAGGGCCTTTCAAAACCACCACAGATTGTAGTGTTTCAGCTGCTGCTTGAGCTGCTTCCATACGACTGTTTTTTATAGAGCCGAATATTTTTTCAAACTCACCTATATGTGGCGTAATAACAGCCACCCCACGCAAACGTGATATATCTTCCGCAGCCCATGCTAAGGCACCCGCATCGGCCACGACTGTTTTTTTGGCTTTCAAAAGTGATGGTAAAAATTCGCTAACCTCAGACAATATCAGCCCTGGCCCACATACCCAAACGTTGCGCCGTTTGTCTTCAAGGAGTTCCTCCAAAAGAGAATCGTCGACAACAATTCCTGGATCACCGATTCGATATACCAGTGCAGATTCCTGCGATGTCACAATACGAACCAAACCAGCCCCTGTCCGGCGTGCCGCACGAGCCGCTAAACGCGCAGCGCCAGCCATATGGCTACCACCACACACACTCACAACTCCACGCCGATACTTATAATCATCACTCTTGGACGATGGTAAGCGCCATAAACCTGGCCAATTTAAAACAATTTTTTGCTCGATCGCTTCCTGCGCACTCTGGGGCATTCCAATATCTGCACACACGAGATCACCACATAAAGAAGGCCCCTCTTCCAAAAAGTGCCCTGGCCGCGGCCGAACAAATGTAACCGTTAATAGGCACGGCAAAGCACCCCCTTTAACTTTCCCAGTTAATCCAGAGAGACCGCTTGGGACATCTACTGCCACACGTCGCTTAACGGCTGCCAAAACATCCAGCACCTCAGAACTTACATCTCGTGCCAAGCCTGCACCATAAACAGCATCCACAAGAAGATCTGCCTCTTGAGCGGCTAGCGGGGAAAGTGGAAGAGTTATCCCCTCCCATTGAGCCGCCGCCTTATACGCTGCTGTATTTTCTTGAGGGGGAGCAACGACCATCACTTTAACGGGCCAGCCCCATTGGCTTAATAGACGGGCGGCAACATACCCATCCCCGCCATTATTTCCCGGACCGCATACAACAACGACTTTGCATACAGAAAAGCGACGACGAATTGCCCGTGCAACAACCCACCCCGCATTCTCCATCAAACAAGACACACCGACATCTTCAGACGCGATCTGGTCCATTGCTGCACTTTGCTCTGGCGTTAATAGAGTAAATGCGGATAAAGCCATTTTCATCCCCTCTCAGTTGCCATTTGACGGCGCATAACGACAAATAATTTTGTTATTTTCCTATAACGTAATACAAATACGTTCAGGTAATTTCCCTACTGAATTTCCTGTCTATAGACAGACATGTCGTCTACCTTAACGATGATGAGGATCAATGATAGAACCAATTATCTGGAGCCTCGTGCTCGCCATGCATTTATTGAGCATGACCTATTGGGTTGGCGGATCCATATATTCTTCTCTTGTTGTCCGCTCTACTGTCAGCCTTTTAGACCCCAACCCTAAAGCCTCCGTTCTTCTTCAAAATTACACACGGTTTTTTAAAGGGCTGTGGCAAGTCGTTCCTTTTGCACTTCTTAGTGGATGGGCTCTTATTTTTCATGAAGGTGGCTTTGCAAACGTCAACTGGCCTATCAACCTTATGCAAGTTATTGGCCTTGTTATGGCGATCATCTTTTTTGTAACAGCACGTGGCCCGTTTTTAAAAGCACGACGCGCTTTACGCCCTCAAGTCAGCTTGTTTAACACCTTACAAAAAAGAACGGCGCTTATGGCGATCTTGGGTGTTATAAATATAATTGTCGCTTCTATGGCACACATCTTATAAATTGATACGAGTTACGGGCTAAATATTCTCTTGAAAAACTCTATCCCTTGCTTTTAAAAGGAATTAACGATAACGGATCAGAAAGTAAAAAGGATAAAACTCCTTCCTTTTCAACTCTGGTCCATCTTTAGGCCCTCACTATCAACGAAAGTCTCGAGAGTCATTTGAACGCGAAAACGACCTCTGGTCCTTCCAAAACAAAAAAAACCAATACTCCAGCAAAACGTGGACGCCCCGCCGGTGTACGCAATAAAGCGTCTAAAACGCCCGTAAGTGCTGAACCCAATTCAGAAGTTTCTCAAGAAAACGATAATATATTAGCGGCTGCGGAATCGGCGCCTGCATCAGAAAAGACAGTAGCTCGCAAAAGCCGTGCAAAAACGGTGAAAACAACTAAATCTGAAACCAAAACCCCTGCAAAAAGTACGTCTCGACGCTCAAAAAAAACGCTTCCTGAAGCTTCCTTACCTTCAGAAGAACAAGCTTTTATTGAGCCCGAAGAACCCACTACAGCTTCGAAAAGCAATGCAGTAAAGCAAAAGAAAACAACTGCTTCCAAAACTACGTCTCGTAAAAAGAAGACTGCTATTGAAGAGACAGATACAGCAGACACACAAACCAAACCGAAATCTGTCCGTCGCGGACGTAAATCTGAGGCTAAGAAGGATGATATTCCTTCTCCTTCAGAAGACATCGTCCCTCAGGCACTTACCGACATTGTCGTTGATGAACCTTCGCTCAAAACAGATAACCAGTTCAAACTTCTTGGTTTAAGTGACCCTATAGTCAAAGCCATTGATGAACTCGGTTACACAGAACCTACTCCTATTCAAGCTCAAGCTATTCCTGAGATATTGAAGGGTCATGACGTTCTGGGCGTTGCACAAACAGGGACAGGCAAAACTGCATCCTTTACCCTGCCATTGCTTGAAAAACTTTCCGGCTCTCGTGCGCGAGCCAGAATGCCCCGCTCGCTCATTTTAGAGCCAACACGTGAACTGGCTTTACAAGTAGCCGAAAATTTCCAACTCTATGGAAAGCATCTTCGACTAACTCATGCGCTGCTTATCGGCGGTGAAAGCATGATCGAGCAGAAAGAAGTTCTTAATAAAGGTGTAGATGTCCTAATTGCGACTCCTGGTCGTCTACTCGATTTATTTGGTCGTGGTGGATTGCTTTTGTCTCAAACCGGGCTGCTCGTGATTGACGAGGCGGACCGTATGCTCGACATGGGGTTCATTCCAGACATTGAAAAAATTATTAACCTTCTACCACCACACAAACAAACTCTATTCTTCTCTGCAACAATGGCGCCAGAAATCCGCAAGCTGGCAGATACATTCCTTAAGTTTCCAATAGAAATTACTGTTGCAAGACCGTCATCTGTCGCCACAACGATTGAAGAAGCATATCTTATCGTTGAAGAAGATAATAAAAAACGTACGTTGCGAAAATTATTAAAACAACAAGACGTTCAAAGTGCGATTGTCTTCTGTAATCGTAAACGCGATGTCGACATGGTGCAGCGCTATTTGTCAAAATACTCTATCCCAGTTGGGCATCTTCATGGGGATTTAACCCAATCACTCCGCTTCTCAACATTAGAGCGTTTTAAATCTGGAGAACTAAAAATTCTTGTTTGCTCAGATGTTGCAGCACGCGGTATTGATATCGGTGGGTTGTCTCACGTTTTTAACTTTGATCTCCCTTTCAGCGCAGAAGACTACGTCCATCGTATTGGTAGAACCGGTCGCGCTGGCAAGCAGGGCCATGCCTTCAGTCTGGCTGGACCGAAAGATCGTCGTTTACTAGAAGCGATTGAGAAATTAATTGGAAAAGAAATTCAAAAGATTGAACCTGCTGAAATAGAAACAGTGGAATGGCAATCTGAAGAAGAGAAATCAAATAAATCTCACTCTTCCAATCCTAACTCTACACGCCACAAAGAAGAGATAAAACCAAGCTCCGAAAACGAGAATTATAGAGCCAAACGGAACCGTAATAACAAACGAAGCAATATACCTTCTCGTCATGGGGCTGAGGACTCTGGGGAAATTAATCCTCCTATGCCTCAACAGACACAAGATTATTCTCATTTTCAATCTGTAGAGCTCGCTTCACCGTTCGAGAAAGAAGGTTCTAGAATGGGTTTTGAAGGCGACACCCCTGCCTTTATGCTTGTTCCACGACGTCGCAAAAAGATATCTTCAGTGGCTCAAGAAGATCAATCCCCACACCCTGTCCAACATGACGGTCGTCACTATAATGACAAGTGAGGATATAACGGGGGCTATTTCTGTAAAAGTAGAGGGACTGGGCTATTCAGGGGATGGCTTCGTTAAATATAACGAAGAAAAATTTTTCATTCCGAATACGCTTCCTGATGAAACTCTAAAAATTCGTTTTTCTGGTTCTCGGCCCGAATTAATAGAAATTTTAGAGCCTTCCCAGAACAGAGTGAGCCCTGTGTGTAACCTGTTCAATACCTGCGGGGGATGTGCCCTACAGCATATGTCTCTTCCAGCATTGCTAGACTGGAAAACATCCAAGGTCGCAAATGCATTAAATGGTGCCGGCTTTTCGAACCTACCTCAGCCCAATCAGTATCAAACATCTCCTAAAACACGACGCCGTATGGATTTTGCTATTCAACGGATCCCCGGGAATATTATTCTAGGGTTACACCGCAGGAATGGCGACCCTGTTGATATGCAAGAATGTCAACTTCTTGATGAACGGCTTTTTAATTTACTTCCTGATTTACGTGAGATGCTTTCCCACCTTGGCGCAATAACAGGACGTGCAAGTTTAGTTATTAATTTATTTGATAGTGGAGCAGACTTTACCCTTTCTACTTCTGCCGCCCTCTCTGCCTCAGACCGTATGAAAATTGCTGATTTCACTCAGAAACATCATATCCCTCGCTTTTCATGGCAGGATCCTAAAAATCATATTATCGAAACAGTGGCTCAAACCCAATCTGTTAGACATACTTTTCAGTCAGGCGTTGCCTCTCCTCCGCCTTCTGCATTCTTACAAGCAACGCCAGATGCAGAAGAAAAAATAGTAGAATCCGTTCTTTCCGGTTTACCCGCTCTAAACCGGAAAGACATTATCACTGAACTTTTTGCTGGATGTGGCACACTCACTTTCCCTCTTTCAGAAAAAGGACGTGTCATCGCTTTTGAAGGAGAATCCCAAGCAGCCTCATGCTTAAAACAAGCATCGGGTGGTAAACGAATTGAAAGCCATAACCGAGATTTAATGCGCCGCCCTTTATTACCTCACGACTTAAAATCAACACGTGTCGTTGTGTTAGACCCCCCCTATGGCGGCGCCTCTGCTCAAATGCTTCCCCTTTCTAAATCAACAGTTTCAGATATCGTTTATATCAGTTGTAATCCCACAGCTTTAGAAAAAGACGCTGCCGTTCTCAAAAAAGCTGGATTTTCTGTAATAGACTGGTCTGTTATAGACCAGTTTTTATGGTCCACAGAAGTTGAATCTGTTATTACATTTTCTCGTGATCAAAAACGCATCAAAC
Protein-coding sequences here:
- a CDS encoding class I SAM-dependent RNA methyltransferase; its protein translation is MTSEDITGAISVKVEGLGYSGDGFVKYNEEKFFIPNTLPDETLKIRFSGSRPELIEILEPSQNRVSPVCNLFNTCGGCALQHMSLPALLDWKTSKVANALNGAGFSNLPQPNQYQTSPKTRRRMDFAIQRIPGNIILGLHRRNGDPVDMQECQLLDERLFNLLPDLREMLSHLGAITGRASLVINLFDSGADFTLSTSAALSASDRMKIADFTQKHHIPRFSWQDPKNHIIETVAQTQSVRHTFQSGVASPPPSAFLQATPDAEEKIVESVLSGLPALNRKDIITELFAGCGTLTFPLSEKGRVIAFEGESQAASCLKQASGGKRIESHNRDLMRRPLLPHDLKSTRVVVLDPPYGGASAQMLPLSKSTVSDIVYISCNPTALEKDAAVLKKAGFSVIDWSVIDQFLWSTEVESVITFSRDQKRIKRENSRRTHSAPSH